A genomic window from Hippocampus zosterae strain Florida chromosome 13, ASM2543408v3, whole genome shotgun sequence includes:
- the LOC127613494 gene encoding histone PARylation factor 1 isoform X2 translates to MESGEGNVEVKKLCPDDVTAAPLSKVSQQQRGEILQLYKLHMPDDLYHFWDLCKELCPDNPCGALKDTLGLQLVGPFDILAGAHQHCKNASPNFHLHWRYFYDPPEFQTILQGSEESQHHIGYYRDNPDSLPSFVGENEAKKGCTITAMGDNVFAAVHLFLLRKKKEKGRQKMEEEDLESLEARLCERAETLNLSLEQKTKGMKQRDKKVVARTFHGAGIVVPVDKNDVGYRELPETDAALKKICKAIAEARNDEERVKAFRPLQEMITFVQFANDECDYGMGYELGVDLFCFGSHYFHKVVKQLLPMAYNLLKRNLFIEILEAHLTSRSHDNLDQLSSC, encoded by the exons ATG GAGTCGGGAGAAGGCAATGTAGAGGTGAAAAAACTGTGTCCTGATGATGTCACGGCAGCGCCCCTGTCCAAGGTGTCTCAACAGCAACGCGGTGAGATACTGCAGCTCTACAAACTGCATATGCCTGATGACCTGTACCATTTCTGGGATTTGTGCAAGGAGCTTTGCCCAGACAACCCCTGTG GTGCCCTGAAAGACACACTTGGTTTACAGCTAGTTGGTCCTTTTGACATCTTGGCTGGAGCTCACCAACACTGCAAAAATGCTTCTCCTAACTTCCACCTTCACTGGAGGTATTTCTACGATCCACCAGAGTTCCAAACCATTTTACAGGGTAGTGAAGAAAGCCAGCATCATATCGGCTACTACAG AGATAATCCAGACTCCCTCCCCTCATTTGTTGGGGAGAATGAAGCCAAGAAGGGTTGCACTATAACAGCTATGGGAGACAACGTGTTTGCTGCTGTCCA CCTGTTCCTGCTAAGGAAAAAGAAGGAGAAGGGCAGGCAGAAAATGGAGGAAGAAGATTTAGAAAGCCTGGAGGCAAGGCTGTGTGAGCGAGCAGAGACTCTGAACTTATCTCTAGAGCAGAAGACAAAAGGCATGAAGCAGCGGGACAAGAAG GTTGTCGCCAGAACCTTCCACGGTGCTGGTATTGTTGTACCTGTTGACAAGAATGATGTGGGATACCGAGAACTTCCAGAAACTGATG CTGCTCTCAAAAAGATCTGCAAGGCCATTGCAGAAGCTCGGAATGATGAAGAGCGCGTCAAAGCCTTTCGACCTCTTCAGGAGATGATCACGTTTGTTCAGTTTGCCAACGATGAATGTGACTATGGCATGGGCTATGAACTCGGAGTGGACCTTTTCTGTTTCGGATCCCAC TACTTCCACAAGGTTGTCAAGCAACTCCTACCCATGGCCTACAATTTACTAAAAAGGAATTTGTTTATAGAGATTCTGGAGGCCCACCTCACCAGCCGTAGCCATGACAATCTGGACCAGCTCTCATCTTGTTAA
- the LOC127613494 gene encoding histone PARylation factor 1 isoform X1, producing the protein MTVVHFALAKWQHIIFRRGRTRSSDRGKKMTGRAKRKSKSIQESGEGNVEVKKLCPDDVTAAPLSKVSQQQRGEILQLYKLHMPDDLYHFWDLCKELCPDNPCGALKDTLGLQLVGPFDILAGAHQHCKNASPNFHLHWRYFYDPPEFQTILQGSEESQHHIGYYRDNPDSLPSFVGENEAKKGCTITAMGDNVFAAVHLFLLRKKKEKGRQKMEEEDLESLEARLCERAETLNLSLEQKTKGMKQRDKKVVARTFHGAGIVVPVDKNDVGYRELPETDAALKKICKAIAEARNDEERVKAFRPLQEMITFVQFANDECDYGMGYELGVDLFCFGSHYFHKVVKQLLPMAYNLLKRNLFIEILEAHLTSRSHDNLDQLSSC; encoded by the exons ATGACAGTCGTCCATTTTGCTTTGGCGAAGTGGCAGCATATTATATTCCGTCGAGGAAGAACTCGTTCCAgcgacagggggaaaaaaatgacagggcGCGCAAAAAGAAAGTCCAAATCCATTCAG GAGTCGGGAGAAGGCAATGTAGAGGTGAAAAAACTGTGTCCTGATGATGTCACGGCAGCGCCCCTGTCCAAGGTGTCTCAACAGCAACGCGGTGAGATACTGCAGCTCTACAAACTGCATATGCCTGATGACCTGTACCATTTCTGGGATTTGTGCAAGGAGCTTTGCCCAGACAACCCCTGTG GTGCCCTGAAAGACACACTTGGTTTACAGCTAGTTGGTCCTTTTGACATCTTGGCTGGAGCTCACCAACACTGCAAAAATGCTTCTCCTAACTTCCACCTTCACTGGAGGTATTTCTACGATCCACCAGAGTTCCAAACCATTTTACAGGGTAGTGAAGAAAGCCAGCATCATATCGGCTACTACAG AGATAATCCAGACTCCCTCCCCTCATTTGTTGGGGAGAATGAAGCCAAGAAGGGTTGCACTATAACAGCTATGGGAGACAACGTGTTTGCTGCTGTCCA CCTGTTCCTGCTAAGGAAAAAGAAGGAGAAGGGCAGGCAGAAAATGGAGGAAGAAGATTTAGAAAGCCTGGAGGCAAGGCTGTGTGAGCGAGCAGAGACTCTGAACTTATCTCTAGAGCAGAAGACAAAAGGCATGAAGCAGCGGGACAAGAAG GTTGTCGCCAGAACCTTCCACGGTGCTGGTATTGTTGTACCTGTTGACAAGAATGATGTGGGATACCGAGAACTTCCAGAAACTGATG CTGCTCTCAAAAAGATCTGCAAGGCCATTGCAGAAGCTCGGAATGATGAAGAGCGCGTCAAAGCCTTTCGACCTCTTCAGGAGATGATCACGTTTGTTCAGTTTGCCAACGATGAATGTGACTATGGCATGGGCTATGAACTCGGAGTGGACCTTTTCTGTTTCGGATCCCAC TACTTCCACAAGGTTGTCAAGCAACTCCTACCCATGGCCTACAATTTACTAAAAAGGAATTTGTTTATAGAGATTCTGGAGGCCCACCTCACCAGCCGTAGCCATGACAATCTGGACCAGCTCTCATCTTGTTAA